Part of the Streptomyces sp. NBC_00457 genome, GAGCGGCTTGCGCGGAGGGAACACCCGCCGCCACCGCGACCCCGAGCCCCGCTGCAAGTGCCGTACGCCTGTTTAAGTCCATGCCTCCAGCAGACGCGGACGGGGTGGTGCCGGGCGTCGTTCGGGAGGACGGCGGGACCCTGAAGGTGGCGTCCGGGGTGGGGGGTTACTTCCCTAGGGGAACTGTGCGGTTGCCGACCGGGGGATGTGAGCCTGAGCCCTTGTCAGTACGTGACCGGAGGGAGCGCCCTTTACTCGGGTCGCGGAAGCACGACACTGGCCAGGAAGCGGGCGGCCCCACGGTCACTTGGCGAGAGACGTCACGAATGCCGACCAGGCGGAGGCCGAGAAGAGGAGAGCCGGGCCGGTGGGGGTCTTGCTGTCGCGGACGGGGACGTGTGCGGGGCGGGCGGTGTCGTTCACTTCGAGGCACGAGTCGCTGCTGCCGCCGCTGTAGCTGGACTTGCGCCAGGCGGTCAGCGCCGAGGCGTCAGGGATGGTGTACTCGCTGCGCTTC contains:
- a CDS encoding DUF397 domain-containing protein; amino-acid sequence: MKRSEYTIPDASALTAWRKSSYSGGSSDSCLEVNDTARPAHVPVRDSKTPTGPALLFSASAWSAFVTSLAK